One Helicobacter suis HS1 genomic window, CAACGCATTAGTAGTACAAACCCTTCTTATTTAGAATTGTATTTTGATTATTACAAACCCAAAAAGCCTAAGGGTGTGGTGATTCAAATTGCTACAGGTATGGTTGAACACAAAAGGCATTATATTTGGCTAGCCACTGAATTATGCCAGCATGGTTATAGTGTGTTTATCTACGATCATAGAGGGCATGGTTTGAGTGTACTTGAACATGGGAGTGAAATTTATTGGGGGGAGATGGGGGTTGATGGCTTTGAGCAAGCAGCAAAAGACATGGCAAAATTAGCTAGCCATATTCAAAACATCTGCAAGGGCTATAAACATGTTTTATTAGGCCATAGCATGGGCTCATTACTAGCTAGACGATTCATGCAGCATAATTACCAGCCTATTCATGCGCTTGTATTAGCCGGTACTCCCGCGCCTTTTTTAGGATTAGGCCTATGTGCATGGGCTCTTAAAATCTTAAGGGCTTTACGAGTCTCTTTTAAGTGGAATATTAATACGCTATTTCATTTGCACCCCCGCGTGCGGGCTATGGGAGGCTCTTGGATTAGCCGTAATGTCCAAACCCTTAGAACAATGCGCAGTGATCCAGCATGCCACTTTTACTTTAGCACGAATAGCTTTGCTTGCCTAGTAGAGGGCACTTATAAAGTGTTTTATACCCATGCTTATGGGCCTAAAGATGTGCCTATTCTTTTAGTTAGTGGGCTAGATGATTTATGTGGGAATTTTGGGGTGGGGGTGATTAAGGCTAGAGAATGTTTAAAAAAGCAGGGTTTTACAGATGTTAGCCTGCGCCTCTTTGATCGCGATCGCCATAAAATTTTAGATGAACCGGACAGAAAAGAAGTATTAGCATCTATTCTAGCTTGGCTCAAGTCTAAGGGGCTTTAAAACTCTCCGGCAGAAATCCCACTCGTCTTTAGCGGGTGGGATGAATGCCACTAATTTGTGGTATAATGCCCCCATACATTCGTATCTACGGCAGGAAGTGTCGGAAGTTACGCCTTTGGAGATATGATGTGTGAGACCTGTAGGGAATGCGTTGGAGCTCAAACTCTGTAAAATCCCTACTATAGGGACACAGAGTGAGAACCAAACTCTCCCTACGGGCAACATCAGCCTAGGAAGCCCAAATGTCTTTAGCATTTGGGCACTTCACGACTGGACTGCTAAACGGGTAGTTTACCACCCGCGCTATAAAGCCCACAATCTTTAGCTAAAGCGATTAAGGCGACATGCTAAAGGTTTTATGCTACAATCACAAACAGAGTAAGGGCTCATCTTGGAGTAGAGGCTGTAGGCCGCTTAGCGCTCAAGCCTTGATGATCCTCTCAATCCCCTAGTTCTCTATGGGGAGTATGTCAAAAGGATATACATGGGTCTAGGTGATTTAAATTTAAGCGATGCGGCTCTTTTAGAGATGTTTAATACCTATAATGGGTGTGGAAAACGGCATGCAAAAGGGCATGTCTTTTCTCCGCATAATGTGCAAGACTATCTCAAGGCTTTTTCCTTGTATAAACAAATTATCTTAGGGGATTGGCGTAACGGGCAGGTTTTTTACCGCTTAGCGCAGATGTATGAAAGAGGGCAGGGGGTGGCTCAAGATGAGCAAAAGGCTTTATCTTGTTATGAGGGGATTATTCAAGTGGCTTTTAAAACCCAGTGGA contains:
- a CDS encoding alpha/beta fold hydrolase, translating into MQIFKNQRISSTNPSYLELYFDYYKPKKPKGVVIQIATGMVEHKRHYIWLATELCQHGYSVFIYDHRGHGLSVLEHGSEIYWGEMGVDGFEQAAKDMAKLASHIQNICKGYKHVLLGHSMGSLLARRFMQHNYQPIHALVLAGTPAPFLGLGLCAWALKILRALRVSFKWNINTLFHLHPRVRAMGGSWISRNVQTLRTMRSDPACHFYFSTNSFACLVEGTYKVFYTHAYGPKDVPILLVSGLDDLCGNFGVGVIKARECLKKQGFTDVSLRLFDRDRHKILDEPDRKEVLASILAWLKSKGL
- a CDS encoding SEL1-like repeat protein; protein product: MGLGDLNLSDAALLEMFNTYNGCGKRHAKGHVFSPHNVQDYLKAFSLYKQIILGDWRNGQVFYRLAQMYERGQGVAQDEQKALSCYEGIIQVAFKTQWIYIHALNKLIGAYEMGNGVAKDMQKVLHYQNKLKEAKLEITKAYLHLYLKKTLSKTGRRLSL